CGTCAGAGACGACGCGCTGGCTTCGCGTATCCGGCAGCAAATCACCGCCACCTTCAACAGCATCATCAATCATCCGCTCCAGATGGCCGGCAGGCAGGCCAGACAGCATTTCAAAAGCGATCTCAGAGGGCTGGTGTTCGCGTTTTTTGATGTTGCCAACCAGCACAACACCCCGGTGCGGCACTCGCTGCAAAAAGCGCAGCGCGTGGTCAAAAGCGCGCAGGATGAGCTGTGTCTGATGACGCACACGTCACGGCGCACCTTGCAGAACTGTTTTGAGATAGTGACCGGGCAAAGCCCGGCTGTGTTTCTCAAAAACATGCGGCTGAACGGCGTAAAAAGGACGCTGGTGACCCGCCATGAACCGTTAAGTATCAGCGAGGTCGCTTCACAATGGGGGTTCTGGCACCTGTCACAGTTTACCGCGGATTACAAACGCCTGTTCGGTGAGTTGCCGTCTCAGACGTTGAAGGCCATCCATCGACTCAACTAAAAAGTTTGCCAGATTTCGATAACGGAAAAACGGCACGCATTCATAGACTGGCCATGAACCGTCTGGAGGGACAGGAACATGGCACAGCATCATACTTATCCTCAACACACTCATTCTCAGCAACATAAGCTTCAGAAAGGCAGTCTTGGACTGTGGTCGATTATCTTTTTCGTCATCGCCGCGGCCTCCCCGCTAACGGGAGTGGTCGGGGGTTTACCCGTCGCTTTTATGGCCGGCAATGGCGCCGGGGTTCCCGGCGTGTATGTTCTTGCCGGGCTGCTGTTAATCATTTTCAGCTTCGGATTTATAGCGATGAGCCGTTATATCGTCAATGCCGGCGCTTTTTACGCCTACATTGCACAAGGGCTGGGAACACGCAGCGGGATCGCCGGGCTGAGCGTCGCTCTGCTGGCTTATACGGCG
This is a stretch of genomic DNA from Brenneria rubrifaciens. It encodes these proteins:
- a CDS encoding helix-turn-helix domain-containing protein, with translation MELTSDSGSSHQNGFRCASHIRELAQHSRLLTDWSLRYDQLSKGRFEGNIKEAWIDGIQFHEEQLSQAVFQSGKGRDKTLCLGVFNRLPDEARWMGKSLTLQDVTWSYNGGELMLQTPDHAAIQVLSIPLSLLSDIATELPNAVYSVRDDALASRIRQQITATFNSIINHPLQMAGRQARQHFKSDLRGLVFAFFDVANQHNTPVRHSLQKAQRVVKSAQDELCLMTHTSRRTLQNCFEIVTGQSPAVFLKNMRLNGVKRTLVTRHEPLSISEVASQWGFWHLSQFTADYKRLFGELPSQTLKAIHRLN